TTTTCTCTGAACTTCTTCTCCATATTTGAGTATAACTCCCTTAGTTTTCAGTCTCGCCCTTTTTATGCTTGGTAACCTTCACATGTATTTGAGTATAGAGAGAAATCCTGCATATAACACTCATATGCATAATATATAATTAGAACTCATAAAaattctccccctttggcaaactCAAGAAGGGAAAGGAAAATACAATGAGAGAAAAGAAACATCTGACAACAAAGAACCAATTTCAGACATAAAACTTAACCAACTTTAACCATACACAAAGAAAGAAACGAGCAATAGGTCTACTTCATCTACAAGGTATTTAAAGGTGCATAACTGAGATATCAGAAGATAGAGAAACTGAGATTGGTTTTGGTGATAACGGAAAAAAATGTAGGCCCTACTTCCAAGGACACGGGGTCATGATGAAAAAAAAGTACCTTGTTCGCTAGGTATTGAAGAAACCATACTCCGAGGGAAGGATGGTGTCATGACCTGTTGAGCTATCAAAATATGACATACATTTCCTACTAAGGAACAACATTAATTTTTAAGTGCTAGCTAACTTCTTAGTCAAATTCATCTCACTATTGGCGAGGAATCCCCTCCTGTGGGGACTTTATCAGTGGATGGCACATTAAATAAATGGAAGTTGAGTCGAGGTCATGCTAGAAGACTCGAGAAGTATTCTCATAGAACAATCCACGAGGTTTGAATTCAAAGAAAATAACGATCAGGCATAGTACAAAGCCTTGATCGTTGGAATTACTTTGGATAAAGATATGAGCGGGTCCAATCTCAAAGCTCAAAGTGATTCCTAGTTGTTCACAAGCTAGTTTGCCAAAGATTACCATACAAAGAAGGCACAACTAGTCAAATACCTCCTAAGAGTACAAGACCTataatctttttaaaatttatctaGGTGGTCTATGTTTCTAGGGAAGAAAATTCTCTAGATGATTTCTTGTCCAAGCTAGCTAACACTAAAAATAACATCCATaagagtgttatataagagacttTGGTTGTCTCTAGCATCGACAATAAAGTTGTCAATTTCATTGATATCCTCGATGCTACAGTATGGATGCACCGATAATGAAGTATCATACGAAGGATGAACTACCCTCAGAAGAGGGCGAGGCGAATGACGTCAGGAGATTAGCAGCAAAGTATGCCACGGTGTCAAGGAAGTTGTACAAGATGGGAAAAACCTCTTTAATGTTGAGGTGCCTGGGCGAGAATGAGACCGCCCTTGTAATGATGGAAGTGCATTAAGGATTTTGTGGAAGCCACGTCGGAAGGAGGGCCCAGGCTCTCAAATTCTCGAGGGATGGTTCTTGATCAAAATCCTTTATTTTTTTACTCGTCTATGGTCATTCTATCATTGGGGCGTGGACATTCTAAGTCTTATTCCTTTAGCGCCAGAGCAACTGAAAACTGGGACGACCTATATTAATCACATCGCTCTTCATGGCCTCGTGTGTAAGGGTATGTGAATTGGAATGTCTTACCTTAATCACACTACTCTTCCAAGCTTATGTTTGAGCAAATTTGAACTGGAATAACTTTGGATGAGCCTCAAATAGGTCGGCCCGCCAATCATCTAGCCCGTAAATAACATGTGAATTATTTGGATGCGAAAGGGTGATGTCAGGTAATGAGCATGTGATCTCGCCCAACCCAATATTCCCCAATCATGGATCATATGAGAACGTGTCAAGCCACATATTGGGGAGTAACTGAAGTCATCACAAATCCTGTATGTAAATTTCATTTCCTATTACAGGGGATGACTGACTCCACCACCCCACTATCTAATTAAGGCCAAAGGACGCGTGGCAGATTAATAGGCGCTTGAATCGATCCTCGCAACAACCATTTGACTAAGGAACGattctaaataaacaaaaaaataataaaaagtgtaTGTTATTAAATGGTTTAGGCGAcgctaataattttttttatacattaaaataaaatgacttGTAGCGTGAATTTAACCACTTTTAAATAGCGTATGTGTCAGTGGTTGACACTAAACATAAAGTCTAAAATGCATTTTTCTAGTGGTGGACCATTGTCACACAACTGGAGTATAATTAATTCACTTTCTACAAAAACTGTGCTTATTATAGGGTATCCCCAACTGTGCTTAACACAAGTCCATACATCATTTAAGAAATTTTCATTGCAACATTTATAATAAGATAAATTGTTAGTCAAATAACTAAATTTCTGACCGACATCCACTGACTTGTCATTATCAACCTCAAAGTAGCTAACTTGCTAACAGATTCCTAATGTCAAACCATGTTAATTTCCATAATTTGTATTTTTGTTTCAATCATAGCGGTTAGTTATTAGCACAATATATGGTGAGGTTGTTATAACCAACCTGATTATTAGGTAAATCAGTTATGTATCGTTCATTATATAAATACCATTcattattaataaagtttaaGTTTTGGCTAATATTATTTGAATGTTTCATAACCTGTTATTGAAACACATCAACGTAGTTGAATAGTGAAGTAAAGATATAAAGGAAGagttaagaaaatgattaagtaGAAATAGTTACTTAAAGTATTCATCATAAGTGCAAAATAAGAAAGTAGTTGTAGCTTAGATACCCACAAAGATCATTTTTAAATTTAACATAGAATAATTTGCAAATAGAAATAAAACAAGTATCAGTTTCTTAGGCAGCAACAGTGGCAGTTTCAGAAGGCTTGTTGTCAGGCTCAACAGCTCCAATGGTTGCAGTTTCTCTGGACTTGTTTTCAGGTTCAACCTCAGTTGCAGCTTCTGTGGACTTGTTATCAGGCTCAACAGAAACAATACCTGCAGCTTCTGAAGGTTTGTTTTCAGGTTCAACTTCAGTTGGAGTTTCTATAGGCTTGTTTTCAGGCTCCATCCAGAATGCAGTTTTCTTTCCGGTTTTGGAAACAGTGTCGAAAACATCTTGTGGCTTCACATTTCCTTTCACAGTCACCTTTTGTTCCTTCATATCAATCTCAAATGATTCTACACCTGTGTAAACAACAAAACTGTTACATTGATATCATGTTTATTGTTTGAAATCAACTCATGTTATCAACAATAccttgcattttttccaaaactcTATTGACTGCTCCTGAACAGCCCGTGCATGACATTTTCACATTGAGGATAACAGTCTGCAATCATAATGGCAAAGTTCAAAACTAAAAGCATAGAAAAATCATAAATTAcccattttaatttcataatataaaaaaataccaaa
The Vicia villosa cultivar HV-30 ecotype Madison, WI linkage group LG6, Vvil1.0, whole genome shotgun sequence genome window above contains:
- the LOC131611217 gene encoding copper transport protein CCH-like: MSSETVILNVKMSCTGCSGAVNRVLEKMQGVESFEIDMKEQKVTVKGNVKPQDVFDTVSKTGKKTAFWMEPENKPIETPTEVEPENKPSEAAGIVSVEPDNKSTEAATEVEPENKSRETATIGAVEPDNKPSETATVAA